A region from the Colwellia sp. PAMC 21821 genome encodes:
- a CDS encoding Hsp20 family protein: MRTTTDFSPLYRSFIGFDHLAGLIDKASRADKQSSYPPYNVELIGEDQYRITMAIAGFAEQELDIESKQDTLIVTGTKTSNDSNKERRFLHQGIADRNFERKFQLGEHVKVIGAFIEHGLLSIDLEREIPEALKPRKIAINGKSLLQQRDVIEKS, translated from the coding sequence ATGCGTACAACTACAGATTTCAGCCCACTTTACCGCTCATTTATCGGATTCGACCACTTAGCCGGATTAATCGATAAAGCATCAAGAGCAGATAAACAATCATCTTACCCTCCGTATAACGTAGAGTTAATTGGGGAAGATCAATATCGTATTACCATGGCTATTGCCGGGTTTGCAGAACAAGAGTTAGACATTGAATCAAAGCAAGACACGCTAATTGTTACAGGAACAAAAACCAGTAACGATAGTAATAAAGAACGTAGATTTTTGCACCAAGGTATCGCAGATCGCAACTTTGAACGTAAATTTCAATTAGGTGAACATGTTAAAGTCATCGGCGCGTTTATAGAGCATGGTTTACTGTCCATAGATTTAGAGCGAGAAATACCGGAAGCATTAAAGCCAAGAAAAATTGCTATTAATGGTAAAAGTTTATTACAACAACGTGATGTTATAGAGAAAAGTTAA
- a CDS encoding transporter substrate-binding domain-containing protein — translation MGITVKNKRKLGLLLFVVLFSRSAISASINIVTEHLAPFQIVKDNAISGLSTQIIEATLKEANIAYQIDALPWSLSYNLALKEENTCIYSIVRIPQRDALFQWVGHIATSSTSFYSLRNNPIKLSSLEQAKDYKVAVIKDDIAHHYLLSKGFIENKNIYVMDNNEALLKLLEVPSRQIDLIVINDDLLTNRVNNAIESSKYKNVHTFDNFKFEFYFACSLKTDKSIIQSLSKAMDKLEKEGVFASIKRKWQHRMGNII, via the coding sequence TTGGGCATCACAGTTAAAAATAAACGAAAACTAGGACTGCTGTTATTTGTAGTTTTATTTTCTCGCAGCGCTATTTCGGCCAGTATCAATATTGTTACTGAACATCTGGCACCATTCCAAATTGTTAAAGATAATGCAATCAGTGGGCTTTCAACTCAAATTATCGAGGCAACATTAAAGGAAGCAAACATTGCTTATCAAATAGATGCTCTCCCTTGGTCGCTATCTTATAATCTTGCGTTAAAAGAAGAAAACACCTGTATATACTCAATAGTGCGAATTCCACAACGAGATGCGCTTTTTCAATGGGTAGGACACATCGCAACCAGCTCAACTTCATTCTACTCTTTAAGAAATAATCCTATCAAACTCAGTTCTTTAGAACAGGCAAAAGATTATAAAGTTGCGGTTATAAAGGATGATATTGCGCACCATTATCTGCTATCGAAAGGCTTTATTGAAAACAAAAACATCTATGTTATGGATAATAATGAAGCGTTACTCAAGTTACTTGAAGTCCCTAGTCGTCAAATTGATTTAATCGTAATTAATGACGATTTACTCACTAACAGAGTAAATAATGCTATTGAATCATCTAAATATAAAAATGTGCATACCTTTGATAATTTCAAATTTGAGTTTTATTTTGCCTGCAGTTTGAAAACAGATAAATCAATTATTCAATCGCTTAGCAAAGCCATGGATAAATTAGAAAAAGAGGGTGTTTTTGCTAGCATAAAAAGAAAGTGGCAACACAGGATGGGTAATATAATCTAA
- a CDS encoding transporter substrate-binding domain-containing protein — protein MGITVKNKLKLGLLLFVVLFSRSAISASINIVTEHLAPFQIVKDNAISGLSTQIIEATLKEANIAYQIDALPWSLSYNLALKEENTCIYSIVRIPQRDALFQWVGHIATSSTSFYSLRNNPIKLSSLEQAKDYKVAVIKDDIAHHYLLSKGFIENKNIYVMDNNEALLKLLEVPSRQIDLIVINDDLLTNRVNNAIESSKYKNVHTFDNFKFEFYFACSLKTDKSIIQSLSKAMDKLEKEGVFASIKRKWQHRMGNII, from the coding sequence TTGGGCATCACAGTTAAAAATAAGCTAAAGTTAGGACTGCTGTTATTTGTAGTTTTATTTTCTCGCAGCGCTATTTCCGCGAGTATCAATATTGTTACTGAACATCTGGCACCATTCCAAATTGTTAAAGATAATGCAATCAGTGGGCTTTCAACTCAAATTATCGAGGCAACATTAAAGGAAGCAAACATTGCTTATCAAATAGATGCTCTCCCTTGGTCGCTATCTTATAATCTTGCGTTAAAAGAAGAAAACACCTGTATATACTCAATAGTGCGAATTCCACAACGAGATGCGCTTTTTCAATGGGTAGGACACATCGCAACCAGTTCAACTTCATTCTACTCTTTAAGAAATAATCCTATCAAACTCAGTTCTTTAGAACAGGCAAAAGATTATAAAGTTGCGGTTATAAAAGATGATATTGCGCACCATTATCTGCTATCGAAAGGCTTTATTGAAAACAAAAACATCTATGTTATGGATAATAATGAAGCGTTACTCAAGTTACTTGAAGTCCCTAGTCGTCAAATTGATTTAATCGTAATTAATGACGATTTACTCACTAACAGAGTAAATAATGCTATTGAATCATCTAAATATAAAAATGTGCATACCTTTGATAATTTCAAATTTGAGTTTTATTTTGCCTGCAGTTTGAAAACAGATAAATCAATTATTCAATCGCTTAGCAAAGCCATGGATAAATTAGAAAAAGAGGGTGTTTTTGCTAGCATAAAAAGAAAGTGGCAACACAGGATGGGTAATATAATCTAA
- a CDS encoding amidohydrolase codes for MNRKVLSILIASALTASSFTASNVLAFEQNTADYIAKDYKQHLAPLWDHFHRNPELSLMETKTAKRLAQELSSVGYEVTQGVGGTGIVAMMKNGEGPMVMVRADMDGLPVVEESGLANASTVKMKDWNGELVGVMHACGHDVHITGLVGTARYMAEHKNQWSGTLMLIGQPAEEKGPGASAMMADNLWQRFGQPDYALAFHVIANTEAGKVIIDEGSPYAGADTVDITVHGIGAHGAYPHQGKDPIVIGAQIINNLQTIISRELAPRHAGVITVGAFHAGTKHNIISDEAKLQLTVRSLTPEVREQLLSAIKRIAIGTARTAGVPEDKLPEVVVNDFSFPPTFNDQKLAKHLKGVLSEKMGADALISPTEEGMGAEDFGFFTTKPYIPSVYFKVGGTAKADIERAAAGGPQVGSHHSPQFKIEPDAAVKSGVEATVHALLDIMAK; via the coding sequence ATGAACCGTAAAGTACTATCTATCTTAATTGCATCAGCACTGACCGCCTCGTCTTTTACTGCGAGTAATGTTTTAGCATTTGAGCAGAATACTGCAGACTATATTGCTAAAGATTATAAACAGCACTTAGCTCCGCTATGGGATCATTTTCACCGTAATCCTGAATTGTCATTAATGGAAACTAAAACAGCTAAACGTTTAGCTCAAGAGTTGAGTTCAGTTGGCTATGAAGTTACGCAAGGTGTCGGCGGAACGGGTATTGTCGCTATGATGAAAAATGGCGAAGGTCCAATGGTTATGGTTCGAGCTGACATGGACGGATTGCCAGTCGTTGAAGAATCAGGTTTAGCTAACGCATCAACGGTAAAAATGAAAGATTGGAACGGTGAATTAGTTGGCGTTATGCACGCTTGTGGTCACGATGTTCATATAACCGGTTTAGTAGGGACTGCCCGCTATATGGCAGAGCATAAAAATCAATGGTCTGGAACTTTAATGTTGATAGGCCAACCAGCAGAAGAAAAAGGCCCTGGTGCCTCAGCAATGATGGCAGATAATTTATGGCAGCGTTTTGGTCAACCGGATTATGCTTTAGCCTTTCATGTTATTGCCAATACCGAGGCGGGTAAAGTCATTATTGATGAAGGCTCTCCTTATGCAGGAGCAGATACCGTTGATATAACAGTACATGGTATTGGCGCGCATGGTGCCTATCCGCATCAAGGTAAAGACCCGATTGTCATTGGCGCCCAAATTATTAATAACCTGCAAACTATTATTAGTCGTGAATTAGCCCCTAGGCATGCAGGTGTTATCACGGTGGGGGCATTTCATGCCGGCACTAAGCATAATATTATTTCGGATGAAGCCAAACTACAGTTAACGGTTCGCAGTTTAACACCAGAAGTACGTGAACAATTGTTATCAGCAATTAAGCGCATTGCCATTGGAACTGCACGTACAGCCGGTGTGCCTGAAGATAAATTACCTGAAGTAGTTGTTAATGATTTTTCATTTCCACCGACTTTTAACGATCAAAAACTTGCTAAACACTTGAAAGGTGTACTGAGTGAAAAGATGGGCGCTGATGCACTAATATCGCCTACGGAAGAGGGGATGGGGGCAGAAGATTTTGGTTTCTTTACAACTAAGCCTTATATTCCTAGTGTTTACTTTAAAGTGGGTGGCACCGCAAAAGCTGATATTGAACGCGCAGCTGCCGGTGGTCCACAAGTGGGGAGTCATCACAGTCCACAATTTAAAATAGAGCCCGATGCAGCGGTTAAATCAGGTGTTGAAGCGACTGTGCATGCACTGCTTGATATAATGGCGAAGTAA
- a CDS encoding SDR family oxidoreductase: protein MDINLASKKALVCGSSQGIGRACAIELANLGASVTLFSRNPERLEAVKNELNCSQGQKHQVLIADFSQPEQVNKVILADVAANGGFDILINNTGGPAPGPASTTDASAFIDAFNLHLVTNHHLVQALIPAMKEKQYGRIINVISTSVKQPIPGLGVSNTIRGAVASWSKTLANELGPFGITVNNVLPGATATARLDAIIAGKAQKQNISIEQATTNEKAQIPMRRFAAPEEFAAAAAFLASPAAGYITGINLPVDGGRTSCL from the coding sequence ATGGATATTAACTTAGCATCAAAAAAAGCGTTAGTGTGTGGTAGTAGCCAAGGTATTGGGCGAGCTTGCGCAATAGAACTTGCTAACTTAGGCGCCAGCGTCACCCTATTTTCACGTAATCCTGAAAGGCTTGAAGCGGTTAAAAATGAGCTTAATTGTTCACAAGGGCAAAAGCATCAGGTGCTTATTGCCGACTTTTCCCAGCCGGAACAAGTTAATAAAGTTATTCTCGCTGATGTGGCTGCCAATGGCGGTTTTGATATTCTGATTAATAATACCGGTGGCCCAGCCCCCGGACCGGCAAGTACCACTGATGCTAGTGCCTTTATTGACGCTTTTAATTTGCATCTCGTGACCAATCATCACTTAGTACAAGCGCTTATACCTGCCATGAAAGAAAAACAATATGGCCGTATCATCAATGTTATTTCTACCTCAGTAAAACAACCTATTCCTGGCTTGGGTGTTTCAAACACTATTCGAGGCGCAGTTGCTAGTTGGTCTAAAACATTGGCCAATGAACTCGGTCCTTTCGGTATAACCGTGAACAATGTTTTACCCGGTGCTACTGCAACAGCGCGCTTAGACGCAATTATTGCCGGTAAGGCGCAAAAACAGAATATCTCTATTGAACAGGCCACTACCAACGAAAAAGCACAAATACCTATGCGTCGTTTCGCAGCACCGGAAGAGTTTGCTGCTGCCGCCGCATTTTTAGCTTCGCCGGCTGCAGGCTATATTACTGGCATTAACTTACCTGTTGATGGCGGTCGAACTAGCTGTCTTTAG
- a CDS encoding aldehyde dehydrogenase, with the protein MDIIANFIDGQYQAPCQQQYLDNIEPATGKVYGQIPDSGDEDVELAVAAAKKALPAWRALPLEERADYLTAIAQEIEQRIEELALAEAIDNGKPVSLARSVDIPRAASNFKFFAHACSQFASESHAMAGNAINYTLRQPVGVVGCISPWNLPLYLFTWKIAPALAAGNCVIAKPSEITPKTAAMLGEICQKVGLPRGVLNILHGTGATVGQAICEHDDVKAISFTGGTATGAAIAQLLAPKFKKLSLELGGKNPALIFADCDFDTTVEQVFRASFANQGQICLCASRLYIERPIYEKFEQALVAKAQALQPIDPLLDTSEMGAIVSSSHLQKILSYIEDAKAQGGKILIGGEQVKLSGRCQEGYFLQATIIEGLANDARCNQEEIFGPVITIQPFDTDHEALALANDSNYGLAATVWTNHLGRAHFLAENINTGIVWINCWLLRDLRTPFGGMNHSGLGREGGDEAMRFFTESKNVCVKY; encoded by the coding sequence ATGGATATTATTGCAAACTTTATTGACGGCCAATACCAAGCGCCATGCCAACAGCAATATCTAGATAATATTGAGCCTGCAACCGGTAAGGTTTATGGTCAAATTCCTGATAGTGGCGATGAAGATGTTGAATTAGCTGTCGCCGCCGCGAAAAAAGCCTTACCTGCTTGGCGTGCCTTACCACTGGAAGAACGTGCAGACTATTTAACTGCCATTGCACAGGAAATTGAGCAACGTATAGAAGAGCTTGCTCTGGCTGAAGCAATTGACAACGGTAAACCGGTTAGCCTTGCGCGTAGCGTTGATATACCTCGCGCCGCAAGTAATTTTAAATTTTTTGCTCATGCTTGTTCACAGTTTGCAAGCGAGTCTCACGCTATGGCAGGCAATGCCATTAACTATACGTTGCGACAACCGGTTGGCGTGGTTGGCTGTATTTCACCGTGGAATTTACCGCTTTATTTATTTACTTGGAAAATAGCGCCTGCGTTAGCGGCGGGTAATTGCGTTATTGCTAAACCTTCAGAAATAACCCCAAAAACCGCTGCTATGCTCGGCGAAATATGCCAAAAAGTTGGTTTACCTCGCGGCGTATTAAATATTTTGCATGGTACTGGCGCAACTGTCGGGCAGGCTATTTGCGAGCACGACGACGTAAAAGCGATTTCATTTACTGGCGGCACCGCCACTGGCGCTGCTATAGCACAACTTTTAGCGCCAAAATTTAAAAAATTGTCGCTCGAACTCGGCGGTAAAAACCCAGCATTAATTTTTGCTGACTGTGATTTTGATACTACTGTCGAACAAGTCTTTCGCGCCAGCTTTGCCAATCAAGGGCAAATTTGTTTATGCGCATCACGGCTCTATATCGAACGCCCTATTTATGAAAAATTTGAACAGGCCTTAGTTGCTAAAGCGCAAGCGTTACAACCTATTGATCCACTACTAGATACCAGTGAAATGGGCGCTATTGTTTCTAGTTCACATTTACAAAAAATACTGAGCTATATTGAAGATGCTAAAGCTCAAGGCGGTAAAATTTTAATCGGTGGTGAGCAAGTTAAGCTTAGCGGACGTTGCCAAGAAGGATACTTCTTACAAGCAACGATTATTGAAGGTTTAGCAAATGATGCTCGTTGTAATCAAGAAGAGATTTTTGGCCCAGTGATCACCATTCAACCTTTTGACACTGACCATGAAGCCTTAGCACTAGCAAATGACAGTAATTACGGATTAGCCGCGACTGTTTGGACGAATCATTTAGGCCGAGCGCATTTCCTAGCCGAAAATATAAATACCGGAATTGTTTGGATAAACTGTTGGCTACTAAGAGATTTACGCACACCCTTTGGCGGCATGAATCATTCTGGCCTCGGCCGAGAAGGTGGCGATGAAGCCATGCGCTTCTTTACCGAAAGCAAAAATGTCTGCGTGAAGTATTAA
- a CDS encoding Rid family hydrolase, translating to MSTIFNSAQAPKPVGLYPHARQVGNLLFLSGVGPRQAGSSDIPGVVLDEHGEIISYDIEAQCHSVFQNVSTILASAGADWMDLVDVTVFLTNMKDDFAIYNRIYAEYFSENLPCRTTVEINKLPTPIAIELKCIAALPVTSHK from the coding sequence ATGTCAACAATATTTAATTCTGCACAAGCACCAAAACCCGTAGGTTTATATCCACATGCACGCCAAGTAGGTAATTTATTATTTTTATCTGGTGTTGGGCCTCGCCAAGCTGGCAGCTCAGATATCCCCGGAGTCGTACTCGACGAACATGGTGAAATCATCAGTTACGATATTGAAGCCCAATGCCATAGTGTTTTTCAAAATGTTAGTACAATATTAGCCTCAGCAGGTGCTGATTGGATGGACTTAGTGGATGTTACCGTTTTTCTGACCAATATGAAGGATGATTTTGCTATCTACAATCGTATTTACGCCGAGTATTTTTCAGAAAACCTACCTTGTCGTACCACAGTCGAAATTAATAAATTACCCACGCCGATTGCCATCGAATTAAAGTGCATTGCGGCACTCCCCGTTACTTCGCATAAGTAA
- a CDS encoding cupin domain-containing protein, which yields MAKFSLPFNLQQWIDDHREQLKPPVCNKQIFEQDDYIVMVVGGPNNRSDFHYNETPELFYQLEGEMVLRVVNEDADDTHSTQKSYTQLNEEIEQSPNKAFEITDISIKAGEIFLLPPKVLHSPQRFEHSVGLVVEQKRAQGQQDALFWFCEGCKAPLYNEQFTLDNIETDLPKVFSNFYDNSQNCQCKKCGHSAKKS from the coding sequence ATGGCTAAATTTTCTTTGCCTTTTAACCTGCAACAATGGATTGATGATCATCGAGAGCAGCTCAAGCCGCCAGTATGTAACAAGCAAATATTTGAGCAAGACGATTATATTGTCATGGTGGTTGGCGGGCCGAATAATCGCAGCGATTTTCATTATAACGAAACTCCCGAGCTTTTTTACCAACTTGAAGGCGAAATGGTACTGCGTGTTGTTAATGAAGATGCTGATGATACTCATAGTACTCAAAAGAGCTATACACAGCTAAATGAAGAAATTGAACAGTCGCCAAATAAAGCCTTTGAAATTACTGATATTTCAATTAAAGCTGGGGAAATATTTTTGCTGCCGCCTAAGGTATTACATTCACCGCAACGTTTTGAACACAGCGTTGGCCTAGTGGTTGAGCAAAAAAGAGCACAAGGCCAGCAAGATGCGCTTTTTTGGTTTTGCGAAGGTTGTAAAGCCCCTTTATACAATGAACAGTTTACCTTAGACAATATAGAAACCGATTTACCCAAAGTGTTCAGTAACTTTTATGATAATAGCCAAAACTGCCAATGTAAAAAGTGCGGTCACAGCGCCAAAAAGTCATAA
- a CDS encoding amidohydrolase family protein gives MLKIDIHTHILPKTWPNLREKYGYGGFVSLDHHKCGCARMMVDEKFFREIDHNCWDPKVRLKDCEQHKVDVQVLSTVPVMFNYWAKPRDTLDLSKYLNDHIAGIVNDHPKRFIGLGTLPMQAPDLAIKELERCVNDIGLAGVQIGSHINDWNLDHEQLFPIFEAAQDLGAAVFVHPWDMMAKEKMPKYWLPWLVGMPAESSLAICSMIFGGVLQRLPKLKIAFAHGGGSFPATIGRIEHGFNVRPDLCAVDCPVNPRDFLKQIYLDSLVHDPLALKYLVDLMGPDNIALGTDYPFPLGELSPGKLIEESHFSDDIKAKLLHGSALNWLGLTKEQFL, from the coding sequence ATGTTAAAAATAGATATTCATACCCATATTCTTCCAAAAACCTGGCCTAACTTACGCGAAAAGTATGGTTATGGCGGTTTTGTTAGCTTAGATCATCATAAATGTGGTTGTGCTCGCATGATGGTGGACGAGAAGTTTTTCCGCGAAATAGATCATAACTGCTGGGATCCAAAAGTTCGCTTAAAAGACTGCGAACAGCACAAAGTTGATGTACAAGTGCTCTCTACAGTCCCGGTAATGTTTAATTACTGGGCAAAACCTCGCGACACTTTAGATTTATCTAAATATTTAAATGATCATATTGCGGGTATTGTGAACGATCATCCGAAACGTTTTATTGGCCTTGGCACTTTACCAATGCAAGCCCCTGACTTAGCGATAAAAGAGTTAGAACGTTGTGTAAACGACATCGGCTTAGCGGGCGTTCAAATAGGCTCGCATATTAATGATTGGAACTTAGATCATGAACAGCTCTTTCCTATATTCGAAGCCGCACAAGATTTAGGGGCGGCGGTATTTGTTCATCCTTGGGACATGATGGCGAAAGAAAAAATGCCAAAATACTGGTTACCTTGGTTAGTGGGAATGCCAGCAGAGTCTAGCTTAGCTATTTGTTCGATGATTTTTGGTGGTGTACTGCAACGTTTACCGAAACTTAAAATTGCCTTTGCTCATGGTGGTGGTTCATTTCCCGCCACTATTGGCCGTATTGAGCACGGTTTTAATGTTCGTCCTGATCTTTGTGCGGTTGATTGCCCGGTAAATCCGCGTGATTTTCTTAAACAAATTTATTTAGATTCATTAGTGCATGACCCATTAGCTTTAAAATATTTGGTTGATTTGATGGGCCCAGACAATATTGCCCTAGGCACAGATTACCCCTTTCCTTTAGGTGAACTTAGCCCTGGTAAGTTGATTGAGGAAAGCCACTTTAGCGATGACATTAAAGCTAAGTTATTACATGGCAGTGCGCTCAATTGGCTAGGTTTAACTAAGGAGCAGTTTTTATGA
- a CDS encoding cyclase family protein, protein MKVAITLGDKHYNVNTDFGHSLAIALDFQQSDNQPNHFGATPAMAKPMQVSGFMGDTEQGGSCNVNELSFNPHCNGTHTETIRHICDADNTLALSISALELPPLIPCPLISITPINASDTNDDYTPSFEVNDRVITRAQLEQLLTPYHDQQLQSLAVRTLPNTADKCQANYNETNQPAFFSRDAVLYLKERGVEHLILDLPSLDRLNDDGLLTCHHLFWQVMEGAHQPSPNSLINKTITEMAYIDNTITDGFYFLNLQTPAFINDAAPSRPMLYQAELLDC, encoded by the coding sequence ATGAAAGTAGCCATAACGCTGGGAGACAAACACTATAACGTTAATACCGATTTTGGCCATTCTTTAGCTATCGCTTTAGACTTTCAACAAAGTGACAATCAACCCAATCACTTTGGTGCAACGCCCGCCATGGCAAAGCCGATGCAAGTTAGTGGCTTTATGGGGGATACAGAACAAGGTGGCAGCTGCAATGTTAACGAATTAAGCTTTAATCCCCATTGTAACGGCACCCATACCGAAACTATTCGTCATATATGCGATGCCGATAACACCTTAGCACTTAGTATTTCAGCGCTTGAATTACCGCCCTTAATACCATGCCCATTGATTTCAATTACCCCGATAAACGCTAGCGATACGAACGACGATTATACGCCTAGTTTTGAAGTAAATGATCGGGTGATTACGCGCGCGCAACTCGAACAGCTACTCACGCCTTATCATGATCAACAATTACAGAGTTTAGCGGTTAGAACACTGCCCAATACCGCTGATAAATGTCAGGCCAACTATAATGAAACTAACCAACCAGCCTTTTTCAGCCGAGATGCAGTGCTTTATCTCAAAGAGCGTGGTGTTGAACACCTTATTCTAGATCTGCCATCACTTGACCGACTCAACGATGATGGACTGCTGACTTGTCATCATTTATTTTGGCAAGTTATGGAGGGAGCGCATCAGCCGAGTCCAAATAGTTTAATCAATAAAACCATTACTGAAATGGCTTATATCGACAACACAATAACCGATGGTTTCTATTTTCTGAATTTACAAACGCCAGCTTTTATTAACGATGCGGCGCCAAGTCGCCCGATGTTATATCAAGCAGAGCTTTTAGATTGCTAA
- the kynU gene encoding kynureninase, giving the protein MSNKSNESNNESTTEANINSLAYAQNLDRNDPLKAMREQFSIPKQSDGSDEYYFTGNSLGLQPKLARAAVIELLDSWQARGVKGHFEGDFPWLPYHEFLTEQAAEIVGALPKEVVMMNSLTANLHFMMASFYQPTQQRSKILIEDHAFPSDHYAVESQLKHHSKNVDDNLLLWTPRDGEELLNYQDLWQLIEQHGDEIALILLPGVQYYTGQVLDMQRITEVAHARGIKVGFDLAHAAGNIELSLHKWQVDFACWCSYKYLNSGAGSVAGCFVHQRHVENTELNRLAGWWGHDKSSRFKMENTFKPIPTAEGWQLSNPPVLSLAAVRGSFDTIELAGGMPALRKKSLLLTHYMMTLISAELGEKIRIITPQNPTERGCQLSLMINVPGLDGKAMFTALENNGVTTDWREPNVIRVAPVPLYNSFQDVYHFVRILKECI; this is encoded by the coding sequence ATGAGCAACAAAAGCAATGAGAGTAATAACGAATCAACGACTGAAGCGAATATAAATTCTTTAGCTTACGCACAAAACTTAGATCGTAACGATCCCCTCAAAGCAATGCGTGAGCAATTCTCCATTCCTAAGCAGTCAGATGGTTCTGACGAATATTACTTCACCGGAAATTCACTAGGACTTCAACCTAAATTAGCTCGCGCCGCTGTAATAGAGTTACTTGATTCGTGGCAAGCACGGGGCGTTAAAGGCCATTTCGAAGGGGATTTCCCTTGGCTGCCTTATCATGAATTCTTAACTGAACAAGCCGCAGAAATTGTCGGTGCATTGCCAAAAGAAGTGGTGATGATGAACTCACTTACCGCTAATTTACATTTTATGATGGCGAGCTTTTATCAACCTACTCAGCAGCGTTCAAAGATCTTAATCGAAGATCATGCCTTTCCATCTGATCATTATGCGGTTGAGTCACAGCTCAAACATCACAGTAAAAATGTCGATGACAACTTACTACTATGGACACCAAGAGATGGTGAAGAGTTATTAAATTATCAAGATCTTTGGCAGTTAATCGAACAACATGGCGATGAAATAGCGCTAATTTTACTCCCTGGCGTGCAATATTACACCGGCCAAGTATTAGATATGCAGCGCATTACCGAAGTCGCCCATGCCAGAGGTATTAAAGTCGGTTTCGACCTTGCACATGCTGCGGGTAACATTGAATTATCTTTACATAAGTGGCAAGTCGACTTTGCTTGTTGGTGTAGTTATAAATATCTTAACAGCGGTGCTGGTTCAGTAGCAGGTTGTTTTGTCCATCAAAGACACGTAGAAAATACCGAACTTAACCGTCTTGCCGGTTGGTGGGGGCATGACAAGTCTAGTCGCTTTAAAATGGAAAATACTTTTAAACCGATCCCAACTGCCGAGGGCTGGCAATTATCGAACCCACCCGTACTGTCGCTTGCTGCTGTTCGTGGCTCTTTCGATACCATTGAGCTTGCCGGTGGTATGCCTGCCCTGCGCAAGAAATCGTTGTTATTAACTCACTATATGATGACATTAATAAGCGCTGAGCTAGGCGAAAAAATTCGTATTATCACGCCACAAAACCCGACAGAGCGCGGCTGTCAATTGTCGCTCATGATTAATGTGCCGGGTCTTGATGGCAAAGCTATGTTTACTGCGTTAGAAAATAATGGTGTTACTACCGATTGGCGTGAGCCTAATGTTATTCGTGTAGCGCCAGTGCCTTTATACAATAGTTTTCAAGATGTTTATCATTTTGTCAGAATATTAAAGGAGTGTATTTAA